The Drosophila innubila isolate TH190305 chromosome 2L unlocalized genomic scaffold, UK_Dinn_1.0 4_B_2L, whole genome shotgun sequence genome segment TACGTTGTCCAGCGCTAAAGGGAATAAAGGCAAATGGATGACGATTAACCGAATTTTCGGGAAGAAAACGATCCGGATTAAATTCAGAGGGATTGGGGAAGTGGCGCGGATCTCTCATGATATCAAATACGTGTATATTAATCTGAGTGCCCTTCGGCAAGATAAGACCATTTACGACGCTTTCCTCGGTGCAGATGCGTCCAAAGAACGGAACTGGGGGATAAAGTCGCAAGGTCTCCTTAATTACACACTCCAAATAAACCAGCTCATTATAATCGAATACGCTGAGATCGTCGTCGTTTTCTGAAAGATTCTGAAATTCCTCAAGACAATGTTGTTGGACATCTTCGTGTAGTGATAACATAAGCAGGGTGAATGTGAGACAGGTGGACGTGGTGTCGTAGCCCTCAAACATGAACGTGTTGACCTCATCACAAATGCCCTGATGATCAATAAGACCCTCATCCTCAGCTCCCAGGAGTGTGTCCAGCATTGCATATCGTTTTTTCCTTCCGCAATCATCCACAACTCCCGACTGCCGCTTCTTGAACTGTTTTCTCTTTCGCTTGATGATGCGACTAGAGAATTCATGGGCTATCGTTAGATTCGTCACGTGCTTTTGATAATTGCCGTAAAGGAACCGAAAGATTGGCCCATAAGACAGAAGCGGATTACAAAAGCGTTCCACCATAACTTCCTCCAAAGCGTGAATTGATTTTCGATATTGTGCACTTCCTATCATATCATCAAGTTTGACGCCCAGCGCAGTCTctaaaacaaacagaaaatatttaaggatATAGTATTAAACACAGTATTCCCTTTTACTTAtcttttaagtaacgggtatacaaataatatatacgGTCTCGTATATTGTTATTTACCAAACCTGAAAATTTCGATCGGATTATACACAAAGAAGTAACACAGAAAATACAGCGTTGATGCTACTATGACGTTTTATAATTCCTAGGGTATCTTAATGTTTTGCTCAGGGTATCTTAAAGCCGAGCATTTTTCACTCG includes the following:
- the LOC117782072 gene encoding probable cytochrome P450 4ac1 isoform X2, with product MWMTVLLSLILLLTVWKVLVRLNCKYFILTLAKRVQTEDGSPLETKVFVQPGKTRFGNNFDVLKFTPSMLFRFVRDAYVTAKGQSYIFYIIFSGMYNVVRAEDVEEILQSTKLITKNVIYELLKPFLGDGLLISTDQKWHFRRKLLTPAFHFNILQSFLDIFKEESHKLKNVLQEKVDIELELNQIIPQFTLNNVCETALGVKLDDMIGSAQYRKSIHALEEVMVERFCNPLLSYGPIFRFLYGNYQKHVTNLTIAHEFSSRIIKRKRKQFKKRQSGVVDDCGRKKRYAMLDTLLGAEDEGLIDHQGICDEVNTFMFEGYDTTSTCLTFTLLMLSLHEDVQQHCLEEFQNLSENDDDLSVFDYNELVYLECVIKETLRLYPPVPFFGRICTEESVVNGLILPKGTQINIHVFDIMRDPRHFPNPSEFNPDRFLPENSVNRHPFAFIPFSAGQRNCIGQKFAILEMKVLLVSILRNFKLLPAMQLEDIIFEYGIVLRSKKNVKVKFQSRRRS